The region tgaaataaaaatttagaagtAAACTAGTAATACTAcaattcatttgacataatatttagtaattattgttttttaaagggttaaatatgattttggtccctcaagttttagtaaaatttgaaattagtctctttttaaaacttttgaccaatttagtttttcatctttaaaaatacatgGAGTTAGTCATTTTATccagattttgttaagtttatctaacatttcaagcacatttcatgatagtatttaaattgtttatattgtttgacctattttcacttaaatgataactcaaatattatcataaaaagcgtttgaaatttcaaataaacttaacaaaatttgattaaaatgactaaattcatgtatttttagagataaaaaattaaattggtcaaatttttttataaatgactaattctaaaaggagaaaatcatatttaacttttttttttaaataatggtaGAAACTTTTCTTTCCTAAAATGTTTGGGTTGGTGGGCACAAATTTTCTGAACAATAGCACAAAAATTGTGGCCACggaaattagaagaaaaaaaaaagttagtcaAAAAGTGTACCCAAGTGTCGATTGATTTGATATGTGGCAACCATATATCCTCTCATCACTGGTATATATGCATGCCataggaaaatttaaaactattatgATAATAAGTATTTAGTACacactttatattatatttttctaatacatgttttgttattattcaagatataaaatcttaaaaaattaattcaatgtAATATAAGATCtacaacaatttttaatttctaaaatatttaggttttaaatattttttcataattttgatattttaaataaagtctatacaaaaaaattattttatttagtgtttaaaatatttgttgagtattctattatttttgtttcctcAATAAATATAGCTTTTACTACTGTATTTTTGTGTCTAACTTATCAATcagttaatttatttatttttttaatcctttCCGGTTTGTTGGTTAACTCACtcttaaaagagaaagaaaattagTAATTGATTAatgcttattttatttaatatttttaacttttttgtcAACTCATAGttaatattataactattttttggTCTAAATTTATCTCCTATCTCACCTTGTCTTTTTATAAAGAGTGAAACTGAAAATGATTTTAAACGAATGAAAAGAATTCAATTAAtcatacaatatatttaaaataatatatgttaatcTCATATTATTAATTACGAAACTAGCTTGAGTGTGAATTTTTCAACATGAACTCAAAGCATAACGTTTTTCGGAACGTTGTTCTTACGTTTTGTACtttaattacaattaattactagaatacaaaataaatattgtaattcaTACATAAgtcaatttataataataattaggcAATACAATTAAAAGTTCACATTTATggaaaatacaataaattttccatttattatttatttagtaattatacttattatttaaagtaaactggacataataattgaaaacaaaatttattgaaactatataaatgaattaaattttaaagaaagagTGAGATGAGTAATAAGCATGGATTATTCTCATATCCTCTTAGTCATCACCTATATTTATTTggtcataataataatatttaaaacataattaaataccAAATATATTAGATTACATATTCCAATCTTTATTCATCACCTCCCTTTGAATAATGTGAGAGATTATCAACAAAGATAGAAAACAGAAAGGTTTGtcttgaatagaaaaaaaatccacaTTTTCAAACCTAAGTTGTTGGAGTCAtggaaaaacaataaaaaaataaatggttGTTTACACAACTATATTTGACTAAAccctataattataaaaaaatctcattGTCAATCTCAATTTACAGAAATCCAAAAATCTAAGAAAaaccatttaaataaattttatccaaatatttagCATACTTATATACTTAAAACTCAAATTCAAATCTACTGGTTCAACTAAAACAAGAATCTTGTCAACCCGTGTttgtttaagaataaaaataaaaatttataaagtatattaaaaaatatttagtaaaaatGATTCCTTTTAACTCTTTAACAAGTGTTCTTAACACATAAATTAACAATTATTAACATAACGACTTGAATCATATGGTCAAAAACTTCCAACTTACTACAATTGCATAAACAAGGATAAGAAAAAATTGAGTACTACAAACTTTTTATTACGTGGAAATCAGCATTCaagattaatatttaaaactaggatgaaatgtttttatcttttaatttctgtgagaattaaaattagtttttttttagaaatcttaaattaatttaatttttctaaatgttcgaatttagttattttaactaaattttattaagtttagttgacgtttcaaacacattttcctctaatattttaatttgtttataccatttgacatattttttcttagatGTTAATTGTGTTAACGGAAAAAGAAatctttcaattttcactaaaaattaatagacaaaaaatatatttaacctttaaaattatatactaaaatacaaaaaacacggtttaacacgtaaaaaaataattaaaaaattatatttactcgttgttaaattttaaatgatcaaaatttaaaatataaataaattctaattttacatttaaatttaaatagtaaaaacatatttaaataaacttttaaaagaatatatatttacttatacATACTGTaattaacaacaaaattatCATCCAGATAAGATAAGgataaaattctaattttgaacaaaaaataaaggaagCAGATCTATGATTCCACAGTAACCTCCAACCaagaaatttatattcataaacaagcagaaaaaaaaaattatttttttcgaaaaagaaaagttatggctgctacaaaatttccttatataaGCAAAGGTGATGTTGAGTTTTATTTGGTGGTCATTGGAAAGTGCAAAGTGGTTTCAGGAATTTGAGGCTGTCCTTCTTTGCTCTTCAAACATGGGAAAACAGAGTACACAATTCTCTGTCCTCAACTGCATCGACCTTTCCAACTCCGACATCGACCAATCCGTTCGTTTACTCAAACAGGTTTGCTCTTTTACTCTGTTTCATCTCTCTGTTTTCTTGTGATCTTATGTTGTTGTTCTGTTTCAGGCGTGTTTGGATTCCGGTTTTTTCTACGTTGTCAACCATGGCATAAGCCAGGAATTCATGGACGAGGTTTTTACACAGAGCGAGAAGTTTTTCTCTCTCCCCCTCGAGGAAAAAATGAAGATTCTCAGGAATGAAAAACACAGGGGATATACCCCTGTTCTTGATGAACTTCTTGATCCTGAAAATCAAGTTCGTGGTATGTATGCAGTACCCATTTCAGATTTTTCTGCATGTTTGCATGGATTCCACCACCCTCTTTTCTTATCCTTCTTTTTGCTGATTCTGAACCGAAAAATGGTTGCTTTTGGTGTTACTCTCTTGTCATAATTGAAGTTTTGCATGTCTAATCTATCTTGATATTGATGTTTGATGCAAGAATTTGTCACGTTTTACCGAAATAAAACGtcaattctaattaaaaatcaACACAAGAGTACAGAAAGAACTGTATCTTAGTTTTGATCAAACTGAACAAAACTTAAGGTCGGTTTCTTACGTGCTTATAGTGTTGCCTTTCTACCAAAATTGAAGCTTTTTGCATAAAAGATCTATGTTGGTATTTCATGTAAGCCTTTACTGTGCCGAGTATTACAATAAATTCTAATTCTAAAGCACTAGAAGTTTTGAAATAACCGTGTGCAAGTTTTGTCTTTCAAAACCTTAATAACCTCTTCTCTACTTGGTTAAACAGGAGACTACAAAGAGGGGTATTATATTGGAGTTGAAAAAGGTGAAGATGACCCAGAATCGAAGAAGCCTTTCTATGGTCAGAATAAATGGCCTGCACCAGGTAAACGAGTCAACTTTTCTGCCTTCGAaacttttatttacaaatacaaaaagtCTGTTTTCTACCAGCTGAGTCTTCCAacattttggattttattttgttgttttaaatttttgttgaacTTTTTTCCTATGTAGATGTTTTGCCGGGGTGGAGGGAGACCATGGAAAAGTTCCATAGAGAGACATTGTACGTTTTACCgatggtttatttatttatttttgtcataagATGCTATCTCAGCTAGTATGCTTTTTGATCATTTGTGTTGCATGTGAAATTTAACTATAAGTATATGAAAACCTTGGTCTTTAATAGATGAAGCAAGACTTTGAATTGCAGTTATGATTTTGTCACTTCTTTCTATAATTCAGAAATGTGCTACCTGTGCAGTCACTCTGCTGTCTTGAACATTATGTTTTGCTCAGAATCATGATCATGGACTGTTTTTTAAAACCATGATATGGAGCAGTGTTTGGTTTTCATTTCAACAAAAAActttccattgtgtttcttgTTGGCTGTTCATTCCATTTCAACAAAATCATGATCAAGGTCttactttgtttattttcttgtcAATGTTATGACTCCTGAAGGAAACTATAGATCATGTTTAACTGCCTTGGTTGTTCATATGGACTCAAATTCTGCATTGAGGGAAAAGGgcttcactttttcttttctctagtAATTTGTTTCTGCCTATTTTGTTGGGTAATCCAGAGAAGTGGGGAAAGCTGTTGCAAAGATAATAGCCCTTGcacttgatttggatgaaacatTTTTTGACCAGCCAAAAATGTTCGGAGAGCCAATTGCAATTCTGCGTTTGCTGCATTATGGAGGTATTGTATGGGATCTTCTTCAAAATAAGTCTTGTAATTTTAATGTAGAAAGTCACAAATTCCGAACTGTGTCACTTTGTTCAATGAAGGTCAAATATCAGATCCCTCAAAAGGATTATATGGAGCTGGAGCTCACACTGACTATGGTTTAATAACACTGTTGGCAACAGATGATGTTTCAGGCCTTCAAGTAAGAAagcaaatgatttttttttcttgaaaattacAAACATTTGTGTGTTATGAACTTAGACCAATAATGTCTTCCATTGTAGATATGCAAGAATAGGGATGCTAAACCTCAGATATGGGAGGATGTGGCACCATTGAAGGGGTTAGTCCATATGTCATTGTAGCTTTTGTTTCTATTTGCATGCAACATACTTATTTCTTCATCCATACCTTTTAATTCATGAGTTAATTTCTAACTTCTTCTGACACTCCTTTGTTCTTTCAAGATTAGCTTTTTCTGGATTTGTTTATGGTAGTTTCGTAGCCAGTTTTTGCAATTGTATTCATTGTAAAATTACACTTATCTGCACAACTGATATGTTTCTgaaattttagttctttttgAGCTGTACTATACAAAGACAAGAACTATGTATGGTACtaggttttaattttattacctTTGTCATGCCCTTCTGACAGACTGTTTATATTGCAGAGCCTTCATTGTGAATCTTGGTGACATGCTGGAGCGCTGGAGCAACTGTGTTTTTAAGTAAGAAATCTTTCCCACTTTtgaatatttctaattttgaaTTAAGGCAGACGTACTTCTGAGATTAGAGAAATTCAAAAGACAGATATTCATCTGTGTTATGAGCTACTACTGTTGCTGTTCTCTAGAGAAAATTGTAAGCTTCAGAAGTAGCTTAGACTGTGTATGTACACAAGTGATTTGTGattagtatttttatgaatatgtgATTGGACCTTTGGTGTATTCTCATAGGgcattttttcctttaaattttgtaatcaaAAAATTACTTTGTATTTATGCTCAGGTCCACACTGCACAGAGTTCTAGGAAATGGTCAAGAAAGATATTCTGTAAGcctctttttactatttacctTCTATCATTTATATTCATAGCAAAATCGGTGTTAAACTGtttaatacataatatatttagcCTCCATAAAGACCTCAATATTTATTCATATCTCAGCACTTATCTGGTCAAATATAAATAGTATTTCAATATTTATCTTGTGGTCTTGTGGTTCTCTATTATCTTCTACCAGCATTGGAATTCATAATGCTGAGGACAATTATTGGCTACTGGTTACAGCCTCCAGGATTGACTTCTGTCACGGTCGTTGAAATTTCCAGCACAGTCGGTCTTCCCATTTTTTATTCATTGATAGTGACAACATGAACCATCACTATGTTATTATATTCCAAAATTTGGTCTCTTTCTTGATTATGCATCTATGTATATCATATCAGTTTTAACTTGCAAAGCTTGGCAAAATCATGCAACATGCTCATCACTGTGCTGTTTCCTTTTACAGATTGCATACTTCTTGGAGCCAAGTCATGATTGTCTAGTAGAGTGCTTGCCAACCTGCAAGTCTGATAGTAATCCTGCCAAGTAAGTTAAACATGTCATCTAAAATTTAGCAGCATAGTGTATGTTAGAAAGTTAATCGCACATTCAGATTCTCTACTTTCATTCTGAGGCTTGTTTGTTTGGTCACTACAGTACTAAAACAGGCCATTTATAATATAAAGCAATGTGAAGAAAATTGCCTAATTGTTCACCCAAATGTTATGTACATAAATCAATAGGAAGCAACCACGGTATTAAAATCTGTGTTGTTTGTAGAGGCTCTTAACATCTTTGCATTTTCTCTTTTACCAGATTTCCTCCCATCTTATGCCAGGACTACCTGACTCAGCGCTACAAGGACACTCATGCAGATCTGAAAATTTACAAGAAACAGCAAGCTTGAGTAGTCAACCTTTGGAACTTAACAGCCTAGTGTTTTTTCACAAGAACACTCACTTACACTGATTTGGATATTTACCATAAACAAGAAGCTTAAGTAGTTTGTCTTTTGGAGCTGAGTAGCCAGGGAATTTTAAACTGCATGTTGTTTTAGAGACAACAGCATCATATGTTAGATATGTTATTTAGATTTTGTTGGAATGACAAATTAGATAGTCCTGGGGACGGGGTGGGGAGATAGCTACATGGTTTGGTACTTATTGCTATagctaaaagaaaaacatgaatgAAATCAAGcgatgtatttttttattcagcCCAATGCTGGGAATAGGATATGAAGATGAAAATTAGCACTGCTTCTAGTCAACAAATATACTTTGCAAACAAAAGTTTATGTTTTACTCacttttattagtgtttttatttCTCCAAATGCTTTACACAATGGTATTACGAATGTGTGACGTGTGTTGGTGATAGAATGTGAAATGATGTTGAAATTATGTGGGGTTTCTTTGAAAGAGGTgaagaaagtttttttttgtggATGGTGTGATGATGGTGGTCCAGAAGCCAATTTGGTTTCTTTGTCAGACACGTGCAGAAACATCCAAATCTTATGTTTTTGTggatagagagagaaagatgtAGAATGGCCCTGTCAAGAGATTATGGAAAAGTGGGTGTTCAAAAATTGAGTCTTTTTGCTTTAAAGGAAGCATTTCAATCCCAAAACAATGTGTCAATCCAttagattaaatatttaataaataaagctAAAAATTAGTATTTGGTAACAAACTGAATATATTTATACACTGAACACTGTCTTTGAGTGATTAGGATGCGAATGCTAGACTTGCAATTTATGGAATCGTATATAACCGTAGAAGCTAGTAAAACTTGAATTTTGACATTTGAACATGATTAACTTACCAAAAATCTCGGCAAGAGCATGATCCCTTGCTAAAATGGTGGAATCGACTTCGATCCCTTATGACAATATATCTATCAAAGAAACTTGAAACGTGCTTCATGAAACTATGACAGTCATAACAAATCCTAAGATTCTTAATGACCCTAATGGTCTTTCTATCCCTATGATAAAGAAGAACAAAAGCCACTGCTAATTTCTCACTGTGATAGCCCAGAGAATGCTCCTTCTCTTCCTCTTGAATGTCATGCAGCACATTAGAAGTAATAGGGGTGTAACCTCCAAGTTTAACTGTGTCAATAATCGAACCTAAAAATCTTGTAATCTCCTCCCACTTCGGATGAGAATTATCTCCAGATAAAAACTCATGAACCACTTGATCAACGTGAACCAAACTAAGGCCAGGCTCCTTCACAATCCTACCCTCCTTCATCGAATTCCTCACCCCCTCCTTCTCAACCCATTTACCAACTCCACCATAAGCGTTTGACAAAAGCACATAATCACCATCATGATGAGGGTCCAACTCCTTGATCCTCTCTTTGGCCTTCTCAGCCAACCCAAGATGATTGTGATTCACACATGCCCCAAGCAAGGTCCTCCAAATAACCGAATTTGGCTTAACAAGCATCCCCTCCACAAACTCAAAAGCTTCAACCACCATGCCTGAGCGGCCAAGAAGATCAACCATACAACCATAATGCTCAAGCCCCGGTGCAACCCCATACTTACTCCACATGCCCTCAAAAACCCGCCGCCCCTCCTCCACAAGCCCACAATGACTACAAGCCACCAATGCACCCATAAAAGCAACACGATCAGGCTTCAGACCAGACTCCACCATATCATAAAAGGCCTCCAAAGCCTCCCTACCACGTCCATGAACGGCAAGCCCGTTAATGAGCGCGGTCCACGTTACCACATTCCTGTGaggcatttcatcaaacaccttaACAGAACGATCAATGTCCCCGCATCGAGAATACATGTCAATAAGTGCAGTACCTAATGGAACACTAAGACTAAGCCCAGTTCTGGAAATAAAAGCGTGAACCCAGATACCTAATTCCAAGGCACCCAAGCTCGAAACAGCGGATATCACACTAAGCATGATGACCCCATCGGGTTGTAAGATATGACTCTGGCAGAGCTGCATTTGTTGGAAAAGCGTAAGGGCTTCATCGGGGAACCCTTGTTTGGCGAAAGATGAGATTAAAGAGGACCAAGAGACCAAGTCTCGGTGGGACATTTCGTCGAACAGTTTAAGGGAGAGTTGGAGGGATCCGCCGGAGGAGGTTCCGTAGGAGCTTATAAGGGCGTTTTGGACGTAGATGGAGGAGTTGAAACCGAGCTTGAGAACGATGGAGTGGATGTTGTGGGGGTTTAGTTTGGAGGTTTTGAGAATGAAGGGGAAGGTGAAGTGATCGAAGGGGATATTGGTGCGGTGCATGTGGGAGAAGAGGGCGAGGGCGAGGGAGGGAGCGTGAACTGCCACGTGGCGGATGATGGCGTTGTAGGGGAAGGTGTCGCCGGGGATGGGGAAACGGAGGAGCACGGAGGCGGCGTAACGAGCGGTGTCCGGCGGTGATGATGAGTTGGCACACCGGAGAATGAAGGCGCGCAGGGAGAGAGGGTTCTGGTGTTGGCCTCGTTTGATTAGCGTGGCGTGTAACTCGTACACTCTCTTCATGTTGGAGTAATATCTCGCCATCTTCTCCTTCCACTTTTCTGCATTTTCTCATCAATTCATTCTATTTGTTTCAATCTCGTTCCCATTCATTTGGGTTGTTATGTGGGAGTCTCGTTTCAATGGCGGTTTGGGTGACTTTAAGGTGTTCGACGGTTGGTGTGTGAGAATCGGGATGTTTCAGTTCAGGCCACTTTCAGGGTTTTGTGTGTT is a window of Vigna unguiculata cultivar IT97K-499-35 chromosome 4, ASM411807v1, whole genome shotgun sequence DNA encoding:
- the LOC114182185 gene encoding pentatricopeptide repeat-containing protein At4g21065-like, with the protein product MARYYSNMKRVYELHATLIKRGQHQNPLSLRAFILRCANSSSPPDTARYAASVLLRFPIPGDTFPYNAIIRHVAVHAPSLALALFSHMHRTNIPFDHFTFPFILKTSKLNPHNIHSIVLKLGFNSSIYVQNALISSYGTSSGGSLQLSLKLFDEMSHRDLVSWSSLISSFAKQGFPDEALTLFQQMQLCQSHILQPDGVIMLSVISAVSSLGALELGIWVHAFISRTGLSLSVPLGTALIDMYSRCGDIDRSVKVFDEMPHRNVVTWTALINGLAVHGRGREALEAFYDMVESGLKPDRVAFMGALVACSHCGLVEEGRRVFEGMWSKYGVAPGLEHYGCMVDLLGRSGMVVEAFEFVEGMLVKPNSVIWRTLLGACVNHNHLGLAEKAKERIKELDPHHDGDYVLLSNAYGGVGKWVEKEGVRNSMKEGRIVKEPGLSLVHVDQVVHEFLSGDNSHPKWEEITRFLGSIIDTVKLGGYTPITSNVLHDIQEEEKEHSLGYHSEKLAVAFVLLYHRDRKTIRVIKNLRICYDCHSFMKHVSSFFDRYIVIRDRSRFHHFSKGSCSCRDFW
- the LOC114182186 gene encoding 2-oxoglutarate-Fe(II) type oxidoreductase hxnY; protein product: MLSFIWWSLESAKWFQEFEAVLLCSSNMGKQSTQFSVLNCIDLSNSDIDQSVRLLKQACLDSGFFYVVNHGISQEFMDEVFTQSEKFFSLPLEEKMKILRNEKHRGYTPVLDELLDPENQVRGDYKEGYYIGVEKGEDDPESKKPFYGQNKWPAPDVLPGWRETMEKFHRETLEVGKAVAKIIALALDLDETFFDQPKMFGEPIAILRLLHYGGQISDPSKGLYGAGAHTDYGLITLLATDDVSGLQICKNRDAKPQIWEDVAPLKGAFIVNLGDMLERWSNCVFKSTLHRVLGNGQERYSIAYFLEPSHDCLVECLPTCKSDSNPAKFPPILCQDYLTQRYKDTHADLKIYKKQQA